The Acinetobacter wuhouensis genome includes the window AATGTGAAAAAGAAACTCACCCAAAGTGGTAACGTTTGTTTATAGGTATTATTTTTAAATAAAATTTCTGTCATTGCAGGAACATAGAGATGGATCCGTAAATTTGAACAACTCCTATAAGTGATATTCTGCTCCTCAAATGATGTTATAAACATCAATATATGGAGTATTTTATGGCACGTAGACCAAGAAGAAATCATTCAAATGATTTTAAAGCTAAGGTAGCACTTGCTGCGATTAAAGCAGAAAAAACACTTGCTGAATTGAGTGCTGAGTTTGATGTTCATCAAAACCAAATTATTGACTGGAAAAATCAATTGATCTCAGCTTCCTCGCAAGCTTTCGATCAATCAAAAGCTCCAACAGAACCACCCATCGATCTAAAAAAACTACATGCAAAAATCGGTGAGCAGGCATTAGAAATTGATTTTTTAGAAGGTGTGTTGAAGAAACTGGGCCGCTTCAACCACAAAAGTTAATCGACGACTCACTTCAGATTTCAGTATCTAAGCAAGCTAAGCTGCTGAAAGTCTCCCGTGGTTGTTATTACTATCGCCCAAAACCTGTGAGTGCATCAGATCTGAAGCTGATGCGATGTATTGATGAATTACATATGCAATATCCTTTTGCAGGCAGTCGTATGATGCGTGATTTGTTGAATCGTCAAGGACATCATATAGGACGACGTCATACACGTACTTTAATGAAGAAAATGGGTATTCAGGCGTTATATTGCAAACCAAATTTAAGCCAGGCTAATCAAGCTCACCGTAAATATCCATATCTGCTCAAAGGGTTGGCTATTCAGCGCAGTAATCAAGTGTGGTCTACGGATATAACGTATATCCCTATGGCAAAAGGCTTTGTTTATTTATGTGCTGTGATTGATTGGCATAGCCGCAAGGTACTTGCGCATAGGGTATCGATTAGTATGGAGGTGGATTTTTGTATTTCGGCTTTAAATGAAGCGATTGAAAAATATGGTCGACCTGAAATATTTAATACAGACCAAGGCAGCCAGTTTACCAGTGATGCATTTATTGATGTATTGAAATCAAATGGCATTCAAATCAGTATGGATGGTAAAGGTCGATGGGTAGATAATGTGATGGTTGAACGATTATGGCGGAGCGTTAAATATGAAGAGGTGTATCTCAAAGCTTATAGCAGTGTCACAGATGCGAAAAAGCAATTAAGTGCATATTTTGAGTTTTATAATTTGAAACGACCTCATTCGAGTCTAGACAAAATGACACCAAATGAGTTTTACTATGATCAGCTACCCCAACAAAACAAGGTGGCTTAACTAGAGCGGAATATCACTTATAAATACGCTTTTAGTTGTTCAAACAAGTGGGACCACCTCTCATGTTCATCCACTGCAACCACTTGTTCTTTTCGTTTGTCTTTTAAAATCATTGCCATAAATGGAATGAGTAGCAATGGTGTAATCCCACCGATCAAGAATAAGGTATGCCAAGAAATATCTTTAAACAAAATACCCAATCCTGCGACAAAAATTGCGCCTACAGGCAAACCGCAATACATTAAGCTGTTTAATTTACCGCGATTTTCTTCAGTTGCTTCATCGCCGACCACTGAAATCATGGTTGGCATTGCAGCACCTAAACCTAAGCCAGTAAAGAATCGTGCTGCATATAAAATTTCAATATTCGGTGCAATTGCAGTGAGTGTCATAAAAACACCGAATATGGCGATAGACAGCATCAATACTTTCTTTTGCCCTAAATAATCTGCGATACGTCCACCGAAGAATGCGCCGAAAAGCATTCCAAATACGCCTAAACTAAAGACATAGCCCATTTGCACTTGGTCTAAACCAAATGTCGCTGCGATTCCTTTTGCTGCGATTCCAGGTGCTTGTAAATCGAATCCTTCAAAGAATGCGACCCAGAAACATAAAAATACTGTGAGTATTTTTTGCACCTTTGTTGACTGTTCATGTGCCATGATTGATCTCCATCAATAGTGAACAAATTACATGACCGAGTAATTTGCTCGGCTATTGTGAAATCAAATACCGAGGAGAAATAGCACGACAAAGGTCGGGTTTGTCTGAGAAAATACCCTAATTTTTTAAATAAATAGCACTTAAATCTAAGATTATTCATTAGTAATTTAGATAAATAGATATATTTATATTATGATTCAATCACTTATTTAAATAAAAGCTAATAATGATCATATAATCACTTAAAGCTATATACCCTTAAAATTGATCATTTAAGGGTTTGAAATTTAAAATACAGAAGATATAGAACCTACTGATACATTGAGTAGTCGATCTAACAAAAGTTCTACCTGTTCTTTCCCTCTTAATTGCATATACCATTGTTGAGGAGTCGCTTGCATACCAAAATACAATCCTGCAATTCCACCTGCGACACAAGCCGTGGTATCAGTATCTCGACCTAGTGAAATCGCTGTTTTCACAACATCTTGATAAGTCGATTGTTGTAAGGCAAATTTTGCGGATTTTAAACAATCCACCACATAGCCACTGCCTGTATGCACTCCTTCTTCATCTGGCTGAATATATAGTTCGAGCTGTTCCGAATCTTCGGATTTGTCTTGATAATATTCACGTAAAATTGCTACAGCTTTTTCCCATCCTGTATTGATGTTCAAACCATTGAGAATAGATCTTGCCCATAAACAATATAAAGCACAGCAGACTTTTGAACGTAGATGGGCATGGGTAATATGCGATTGTGCATAAGCATCTTGAATCAATTCTTCATCTGTTCCTTGATGCCACAATGCCAGAGGCAATACTCGCATCAGTGAACCATTACCATTCGATAACTCATCATTTTTGGCAACTTTTTCCAATGGAACGCTATTTAAATACAGATTAATTGCAGACGATGTCTGTATACCCACATCAAACACTTGGTAATCAACAGCCATGTAACCATGTTGATACCAATTACAAATTCGATTCATAAAATCTTCAGCATCAAATTTACTTTTATAAAGCAATGAATCAAGTAAGCATAAAGCTTGAGCACCATCGTCCGACCATGTTCCAAAAGGAATATTGGAATAAGTTTTACCAAAGCCCTTTGGTGTAATCATGTCAATTTTGGAATATTCAGGTAGTTGTTCGGGTAAATTAAATTCATACGGTACACCCACTGCATCACCAATTAGTAAACCGTAAATTGCGCCTTTGATTTGGTCTTGTCTACTCATATTTCTACACGTCAATTATTTGAACAAATTATATATTGTTATAGTGACACCATATTGTAATATATTCAAGCCTTTCAATATCAAAAATAGCGACAATAAAAAAGCCCGCATTACGCGAGCTTCTTAAAACTAAAAAATCTTAAGCAGATTTTTTAGTTTGATTATTCTTACGAATCGTAATCATCACCAACTGAACTGCCGCAGGTGTAACACCTGGAATACGGCTTGCTTGACCCAAAGTTTCAGGACGAACATCTTTCAGTTTCAATGTAATTTCACGAGAAAGCCCTGAAACCACATCATAATCAAAATCAGCAGGAATACGGGTGTCTTCCAAACGCTTCATTTGTGCAACATCTTCTTGCTGACGGTTAATATAACCTGCATATTTCACCGCAATTTCAATCTGCTCACCGACAAATGCTGTTACTTCAGAATCTGTGATTTCAGCAATTTGCGAGAAATTAATATTCGGACGTTTTAACAAGTCAATCGCATTGGTTTCTTTAGACAGATCATCACCAGTCAATTCAACGAATTTTTTACCCAAAGGATTATTCGGTGCAGCCCAAAGATGTTGTAAACGACCTGTTTCTTTCTCTACTGCTTCCATTTTTTGGCAGTAAGAATCCCAACGCTCATCGTCCACAAGACCCATTTCACGACCAATGGCTGTTAAACGCTGATCAGCATTGTCTTCACGCAACATCAAACGATATTCCGCACGTGAAGTAAACATACGGTACGGTTCTTTCGTACCCAAAGTAATAAGATCATCAACAAGCACACCCATATACGCTTCATCACGTTTCGGTGTCCACTGTTCTTGATCCCATGCACGGCGAGCAGCATTTAAACCTGCCAATAAACCTTGTGCGCCTGCTTCTTCATAACCTGTAGTACCGTTGATTTGACCCGCGAAGTATAAGTTATTGATTGATTTTGTTTCTAAAGAGAATTTCAAAGATTGCGGGTTGAAATAATCATATTCAATTGCATAACCGGGACGAAGAATGTGCGCATTCTCCATACCACGAATCGAACGAACCAATTCAAACTGCACGTCAAATGGCAAAGAAGTCGAAATACCATTTGGATAAAGCTCATGCGTATCCAAACCTTCAGGTTCTAAGAATACTTGGTGTGAGTTTTTATCGGCAAATTTATGAATTTTATCTTCAATTGATGGGCAATAACGTGGACCTACGCCTTCGATCACACCAGTATACATTGGTGAACGATCTAAACCACCACGGATAATGTCGTGCGTACGTTCATTAGTATGCGTGATATAGCAGTTCACTTGTTCAGGATGCATTGACACATCGCCCATGAATGACATGGTTGGTGACGGGAAATCACCAGGTTGCGGAATCATCACAGAGAAATCGACTGAACGTGCATCAATACGTGGTGGTGTACCCGTTTTTAAACGACCAACTGGAAGTTTTAATTCACGTAAACGTGCCGCCAGTGAAATTGAAGGAGGATCACCTGCACGACCGCCTGATGAATTATTCAAACCAACGTGAATCACACCACCGAGGAATGTACCCGTTGTTAAGACTACAGTTTTCGCATCAAAGCGAATCCCCATTTGTGTCACAACACCTTTAACAGTATCGCCTTCAACAATTAAATCATCAGCTGCTTGCTGGAAAATATCCAAATTGGCTTGATTTTCTAAAGTATGACGAATCGCTGCTTTATAACGAATACGGTCTGCTTGCGCACGTGTCGCACGAACTGCCGCACCTTTACGAGAGTTGAGGATACGGAATTGAATACCACCTTTATCAGCAGCGAGTGCCATCGCACCGCCCAAAGCATCAATTTCACGCACCAAGTGTGATTTACCAATACCACCAATCGCTGGGTTACAGCTCATCTGCCCTAAAGTCTCAATATTATGAGTAAGGAGTAAAGTCTGTCGACCCATACGTGCCGCAGCAAGTGCCGCTTCCGTACCTGCGTGACCGCCGCCGATAACAATGACATCGTAAACTTTAGGATAATGCATAGTGGTAATATTAGGAGAAAAAGAATGACAGAAAATTATAACAAAATTTTGATTTAAGTTTTAGGCAGTTTTACAAATTTATTGGGCTAAATCGCCAGACTGAACCAATAAACAATACTTTACAGAGACTACATAAGACAAACAGACCGTTGCAGTAAGTCTTCACAAATCAAATTTAACTGAACATAAAACAGCTTTAGGATGAAAACCACTCAGACAAATAAATTTTCAATGAATATAAGGATTAGGAATATGAAAAATATAGTGTCTAAGCTGATGGTTAGCTCATTACTGACTTGTGTTGCTTTCTCTACGGCACATGCTGAGGAAGAAAATACCAGTAAAGCTGAAATTAAAAAGCAAATCCAAGTCTGTGCTAAGAAAAAAGAGGGTGATTGGGTCACTTATGCCAATAAAGGTGTCACTTATAATGGTGCATGCTTACCCAACGAAAGTGGCAAACTTCAATTTAGCTTCCCTGCACCTGCGGGCGGTTCTTCAGCAGCAGTTGCGCCTCCAGTCGCAGATGATGCCATTGCCAATAAGCCCGCTGTAGAAGCTGTGCCTGCGACGCAACCTGCTCCTGCGGCTGTACCAGAAGCACCAGTTGAGCAATCTGCACCTCAAACAAGTGAACAACCTGTAACAGATGCACCTGCCCCACCGTCAGCTCAATAAGATCATTTCAACGTTGTAGAATTTATTCATCGATTTTACTAACCTAAAAATGGAAGGACTCACATTGATGAGTCCTTTTTTATACTTTAAATTTTATGCTTTAAAAAGTGAAGTTCATCTGTACTCTAATTTTCTAATTATTTTTTATTTTCTAATTCAATTATTTCTATTACACTCAAAGTGAATCTGGATGATTCTTCGAACAACTTTAACCTATATAAAATAACAAATTAAGGATGAAAATATGGATTCAGGGATTATTACAATCATGCTTCCGCTTGCCTTAGCTATCATCATGATTGGCTTAGGTCTTGAACTTACACCCAAAGATTTCGCCCGAGTTTCCAAACATCCCAAAGCAGTATTGATTGCTCTATTCTGTCAATTGGTTCTGCTTGTTGGAATTGCCTTTATTATTTGTAAAGTATTGGCATTGCCTCCCTTACTGGCAGTCGGCTTAATGCTACTCGCAGCATCACCAGGGGGAAGTACTGCAAATTTATTTAGCTATTTATTTAAGGGCGATATTGCGCTCAATATTACACTCACAGCCATTAATTCTGTGATTGCAGCATTTACCCTACCATTGATTGTAAATTTCTCGATTCAATATTTTATGAATGATGGTCAACAAATTAGTATGCAATTCAGCAAGATTATTCAAGTTTTTGCGATTATTTTAATACCTGTATGTATTGGCATGCTAATTCGACACTATGCACCTCATTTCAGTGAGAAATTAAATAAACCTTTGCGTATATTTTCTGTCCTGTTTTTAGTTTTAATTATCATCGGAGCAATCGCAAAAGAACGTGCGAATATTTTGCAATACCTCACCCAAGTCGGTTTCGCTACAGTCATTTTCTGTATTTGTAGTTTGGTGATTGGTTATTTTGTACCACGACTCATGGGAATTAACAGTGCACAAGCACGTGCTTGTGCCTTTGAAATTGGCATTCACAACAGCACTTTAGCGATGACGATTGCCTTAACTGTGATTGCCAATAGCACGGTTGCGATGCCTGCCGCAGTCTATTCTATTTTTATGTACATTTTCGCTGCCCTATTTGGATTCCTCATTTCCAAACTTGCCGACAAAGAAACCGTACAAAAAATGGCATAGCTTAGTGATAATAAAGCATTGTACAAATTCAGCATCAAAAGCAGCACTGATTTAAAATGGACGTTTCAACGTCCATTTTTTATTTCTACAGGAATATAGGCGTAACTTGCCTGTTTCGGCTACAATATGCGTTTTTAAGAAAATGATTTAGGTCTTTCCCGTGAAGTGGTTACAAATCCATATTACAGTAGAACAAGCTCAAGTTGATTTTACAGAAACATTGTTAAGCTCTTTAGGTGCAGTCAGTGTGACTCTAGATGATGCCGAGAATCAAGATTTACTTGAACCACTTCCTGGTGAAACGCCACTTTGGAATAAAGTCATTGTAACAGGCATTTATGCGCAAGAAGATGATGAAACGATTGATGTCGCAGCTTTAGAAACTTTTATTCGTACTCAACTTCCAACTGAACCAATGCGTAGTGAATTCTTAGAAGACCAAGAATGGGAACGTACTTGGATGGATGCCTATGAACCCATTCAGATTGCTGAAAAATATTGGATTGTTCCAGAATGGATGGAAGCACCTGAAGCAGATGCAGTCAATATTAAACTTGATCCAGGTTTAGCTTTCGGTACAGGAAACCATGCGTCAACATTTCTTTGCTTACAATGGTTAGGCAAAACAGATGTTAAAGATAAAATCGTCATCGACTATGGTTGTGGTTCAGGTATTTTAGGTGTTGCTGCACTGCTTCTCGGTGCTAAAAAAGTCTATGCAACGGATATCGATCCGCAAGCAGTTTTAGCAACCCAACAAAATGCTGAACTCAATGGCGTACTTGAAAATCTATATGTTGGACTTCCAGAAGAATTCAATACAGAATTTAAAGATAAACAAGCAGATATTTTAGTTGCCAATATTCTTGCAGGACCATTGATGTCACTTGCAGAAGAATTCTCAACTTTAATTAAATCTGAGGGAGAATTCGCACTCGCTGGTGTAATTGAAGAGCAAGTAGCTGATGTATCTAGTGTTTATTCTGAATTTTTTGATATAGTAGAAGTTGAGAAACGTGACGAAACTTGGTGTCGAATTTCAGGATCACGTAAAGAATTTTAATCCTATGAAATAATCATATCTATGGCTGAAAAACAAACCATTTGCCCAAATTGTGCATCTATTTATAAAGTATCAGTAACTCAGCTTACTGTTGCGCAGGGAATGGTTTGTTGCCCAAAATGTTCACATGATTTTAATGCCCTACTGCATTTACAAAAAACACCGCCTATTGATACTAATATTGATCACACAATCACTTATTTTGAAGAACCCCAAGATTTTTTCTTTAAGAATAAAGAAGCTGAATTCACTATTTACGATATTTTTAAACGTAAAGTTGAAAATTCAAATATTGATTTGAAAACGTATTTGAATAACTTAAATTACTTTAATAATGAACCAATCAATGTCATACCAAGCTTAAATCTTGCACAAGGCATACATAAGCCCAAACAAGATAGTTCTTCGTCTAAAAGCGTCCTCTATTATGCAGTTTGGAGCCTGATCAATCTTGCGCTGTTCAACGTACTGTTATTTCAAATCGTATGGTTCAACCCAAAACTAACAGACCAGTACCCGATCGTTAATTCAATTTTCACAAAAACATGCGCTATATTACGTTGTGACACCATTGATCAACGTTATAAAAAAGTCATGGTTCAAAATATTAAAGTTATTTCGCTCAACCATCAGCAAACCCAATTTACAGGACAAATTAACAATCAGTATTCTAAAAGCTTAGAACTTCCGATATTAAAGTTAACGCTTAAAGATAAAGGAAACGTTGTTAATACCTCGATCATAACTTCTGATGAATATTTGATTGATAGTTTGCAAGGCATAAAACGGATTCCGCAAAATAGCCCTTATCCGTTTAAATTTGTAATCAAACAACCGAGAAATAGTTTTGATGAGTATGAATTCGTAATCATTCACCCTTAAGATTGAAAAAAACTATAAAAAAATGAAAAAAAATGTAGTTTTCTTGCTCATTTTTTCTTAGACAATGGTATCATACGCGCCACGAAAGCTTTGTCCTGCAAACTCCTCGCATTTTTTCAAAAAAATATAGTTTTATTATGTGCTTTATAATTTCAATATCGCGCAAGTAGAACGTTTTTTGTTTAAAAGAGTGTTGTAACAAATATTAATCTATTGTTACGCTTATTTTTCACTCAATACGATGATTTGTGGCAAGCTAATTGTTCTTGTTTTAGAGCCAACCGTTTTAGGATCTAAAACGGAGCTCAGATTTTTTTAGACCACATTTATATATTGCTTTACCCTAGCAATATTTTGATTTTTCGGATTAACTCGCATGAATAGCAAATCTCCTATTTTTACTGCACAATCTGATGTCGCTCTTCGTATTCACGTAGATCGCGCAGTTCGTCACTATTTTGCACAATTGCAAGGTGAGCAACCATCTCAAGTGTACGACATGGTGCTAGCAGAAATGGAGAAACCTCTTTTATCTGTCGTTCTAGAATATACGCGTGGTAACCAGACTCGCGCTGCTGAAATTCTCGGACTAAACCGCGGAACTTTACGTAAAAAGTTGAAAGCTCACGGTTTAATGAGTGAATAAATGATAAAATGCTCACGGCTTGCGTGGGCATTTTTTTTACCTATGCATTAGCTATTTGTTAAATCTCTAGACTTAAACACTGTTGACGAAGATCATGACTATTAAACGCGCTTTAATCTCTGTTTCTGATAAAACCGGGATCGTTGAATTTGCCCAGAACCTTGCTGCTCTTGGGGTGGAAATTTTATCTACTGGTGGTACATATAAGTTGCTTAAAGACAACAATGTTGCCGTAGTTGAAGTTTCAGAGCACACAGGCTTCCCAGAAATGATGGATGGTCGTGTAAAAACATTACATCCGAAAATTCATGGCGGTATCTTGGCTCGCCGTGGTCTAGACGAAGCTGTAATGGCTGAACACAACATTGATGCGATTGACCTTGTTGTTGTGAACTTATATCCATTTGCTGCAACTGTAGCAAAACCAAACTGTTCACTTGCAGATGCGATTGAAAATATCGACATCGGTGGTCCAACCATGGTTCGTGCTGCTGCGAAAAACCATGCTTCTGTAGGTATTGTTGTCAATGCATCTGACTATGCAACTGTCGTTGAAGAGTTAAAAGCAAACGGTGCTTTATCTCATGCAACACGTTTTGACTTAGCGGTTAAAGCATTTGAACATACTGCACAATATGACGGTATGATCGCTTCTTACTTAGGCGCTCGCGTAGGTAAAGCAGAAGGCGAAGCTGATAAGTTTGCCCGTACTTTCAATACCCAATTAAACAAAGTTCAAGACCTTCGTTACGGTGAAAACCCGCATCAATCAGCAGCTTTCTATGTAGAAGCGACTGCAACTGAAGCATCTGTTTCAACTGCGAAACAGTTACAAGGTAAAGAACTTTCTTATAACAACATCGCAGATACTGACGCAGCACTTGAATGTGTGAAATCATTTGCAAAACCTGCTTGTGTGATCGTTAAACATGCAAACCCTTGTGGTGTTGCTGTTTCTCTAGATGGTATCCAAGCGGCTTATGATCTTGCATACGCAACAGATCCTGAGTCTGCATTCGGTGGCATCATTGCATTCAACCGTGAATTAGATGTTGCAACTGCGCAAGCGATTGTAGACCGTCAATTCGTTGAAGTGATCATTGCTCCAAGCATCGCTGATGGCGTACTTGAAGTAACTGGCGCGAAGAAAAATGTCCGTGTACTTGTATGTGGCGAACTTCCTGCAATTGATGCACGTCAGGCTCAACTTGACTATAAACGTGTAAACGGTGGTTTACTGGTTCAAGATCAAGACTTAGGCATGATCACGAAAGATGACCTTAAAGTTGTGACAAAGCGTGCGCCAACTGAAGCAGAAATTGATGATTTAATCTTTGCCTGGAAAGTTGCGAAATACGTAAAATCAAATGCGATTGTTTATGCTAAAGGTCGTCAAACTATCGGTGTAGGTGCTGGTCAAATGAGCCGCGTAAACTCTGCACGTATTGCTGCGATCAAAGCTGAACATGCTGGCTTAGTGGTTGAAGGTGCTGTAATGGCGTCTGATGCATTCTTCCCATTCCGTGATGGTATTGATAATGC containing:
- a CDS encoding IS3-like element ISAba14 family transposase (programmed frameshift); this translates as MARRPRRNHSNDFKAKVALAAIKAEKTLAELSAEFDVHQNQIIDWKNQLISASSQAFDQSKAPTEPPIDLKKLHAKIGEQALEIGFFRRCVEETGPLQPQKLIDDSLQISVSKQAKLLKVSRGCYYYRPKPVSASDLKLMRCIDELHMQYPFAGSRMMRDLLNRQGHHIGRRHTRTLMKKMGIQALYCKPNLSQANQAHRKYPYLLKGLAIQRSNQVWSTDITYIPMAKGFVYLCAVIDWHSRKVLAHRVSISMEVDFCISALNEAIEKYGRPEIFNTDQGSQFTSDAFIDVLKSNGIQISMDGKGRWVDNVMVERLWRSVKYEEVYLKAYSSVTDAKKQLSAYFEFYNLKRPHSSLDKMTPNEFYYDQLPQQNKVA
- a CDS encoding ADP-ribosylglycohydrolase family protein, with the translated sequence MSRQDQIKGAIYGLLIGDAVGVPYEFNLPEQLPEYSKIDMITPKGFGKTYSNIPFGTWSDDGAQALCLLDSLLYKSKFDAEDFMNRICNWYQHGYMAVDYQVFDVGIQTSSAINLYLNSVPLEKVAKNDELSNGNGSLMRVLPLALWHQGTDEELIQDAYAQSHITHAHLRSKVCCALYCLWARSILNGLNINTGWEKAVAILREYYQDKSEDSEQLELYIQPDEEGVHTGSGYVVDCLKSAKFALQQSTYQDVVKTAISLGRDTDTTACVAGGIAGLYFGMQATPQQWYMQLRGKEQVELLLDRLLNVSVGSISSVF
- the mnmG gene encoding tRNA uridine-5-carboxymethylaminomethyl(34) synthesis enzyme MnmG translates to MHYPKVYDVIVIGGGHAGTEAALAAARMGRQTLLLTHNIETLGQMSCNPAIGGIGKSHLVREIDALGGAMALAADKGGIQFRILNSRKGAAVRATRAQADRIRYKAAIRHTLENQANLDIFQQAADDLIVEGDTVKGVVTQMGIRFDAKTVVLTTGTFLGGVIHVGLNNSSGGRAGDPPSISLAARLRELKLPVGRLKTGTPPRIDARSVDFSVMIPQPGDFPSPTMSFMGDVSMHPEQVNCYITHTNERTHDIIRGGLDRSPMYTGVIEGVGPRYCPSIEDKIHKFADKNSHQVFLEPEGLDTHELYPNGISTSLPFDVQFELVRSIRGMENAHILRPGYAIEYDYFNPQSLKFSLETKSINNLYFAGQINGTTGYEEAGAQGLLAGLNAARRAWDQEQWTPKRDEAYMGVLVDDLITLGTKEPYRMFTSRAEYRLMLREDNADQRLTAIGREMGLVDDERWDSYCQKMEAVEKETGRLQHLWAAPNNPLGKKFVELTGDDLSKETNAIDLLKRPNINFSQIAEITDSEVTAFVGEQIEIAVKYAGYINRQQEDVAQMKRLEDTRIPADFDYDVVSGLSREITLKLKDVRPETLGQASRIPGVTPAAVQLVMITIRKNNQTKKSA
- a CDS encoding bile acid:sodium symporter family protein; translated protein: MDSGIITIMLPLALAIIMIGLGLELTPKDFARVSKHPKAVLIALFCQLVLLVGIAFIICKVLALPPLLAVGLMLLAASPGGSTANLFSYLFKGDIALNITLTAINSVIAAFTLPLIVNFSIQYFMNDGQQISMQFSKIIQVFAIILIPVCIGMLIRHYAPHFSEKLNKPLRIFSVLFLVLIIIGAIAKERANILQYLTQVGFATVIFCICSLVIGYFVPRLMGINSAQARACAFEIGIHNSTLAMTIALTVIANSTVAMPAAVYSIFMYIFAALFGFLISKLADKETVQKMA
- the prmA gene encoding 50S ribosomal protein L11 methyltransferase codes for the protein MKWLQIHITVEQAQVDFTETLLSSLGAVSVTLDDAENQDLLEPLPGETPLWNKVIVTGIYAQEDDETIDVAALETFIRTQLPTEPMRSEFLEDQEWERTWMDAYEPIQIAEKYWIVPEWMEAPEADAVNIKLDPGLAFGTGNHASTFLCLQWLGKTDVKDKIVIDYGCGSGILGVAALLLGAKKVYATDIDPQAVLATQQNAELNGVLENLYVGLPEEFNTEFKDKQADILVANILAGPLMSLAEEFSTLIKSEGEFALAGVIEEQVADVSSVYSEFFDIVEVEKRDETWCRISGSRKEF
- a CDS encoding zinc-ribbon and DUF3426 domain-containing protein, translating into MAEKQTICPNCASIYKVSVTQLTVAQGMVCCPKCSHDFNALLHLQKTPPIDTNIDHTITYFEEPQDFFFKNKEAEFTIYDIFKRKVENSNIDLKTYLNNLNYFNNEPINVIPSLNLAQGIHKPKQDSSSSKSVLYYAVWSLINLALFNVLLFQIVWFNPKLTDQYPIVNSIFTKTCAILRCDTIDQRYKKVMVQNIKVISLNHQQTQFTGQINNQYSKSLELPILKLTLKDKGNVVNTSIITSDEYLIDSLQGIKRIPQNSPYPFKFVIKQPRNSFDEYEFVIIHP
- the fis gene encoding DNA-binding transcriptional regulator Fis, which encodes MNSKSPIFTAQSDVALRIHVDRAVRHYFAQLQGEQPSQVYDMVLAEMEKPLLSVVLEYTRGNQTRAAEILGLNRGTLRKKLKAHGLMSE
- the purH gene encoding bifunctional phosphoribosylaminoimidazolecarboxamide formyltransferase/IMP cyclohydrolase; its protein translation is MTIKRALISVSDKTGIVEFAQNLAALGVEILSTGGTYKLLKDNNVAVVEVSEHTGFPEMMDGRVKTLHPKIHGGILARRGLDEAVMAEHNIDAIDLVVVNLYPFAATVAKPNCSLADAIENIDIGGPTMVRAAAKNHASVGIVVNASDYATVVEELKANGALSHATRFDLAVKAFEHTAQYDGMIASYLGARVGKAEGEADKFARTFNTQLNKVQDLRYGENPHQSAAFYVEATATEASVSTAKQLQGKELSYNNIADTDAALECVKSFAKPACVIVKHANPCGVAVSLDGIQAAYDLAYATDPESAFGGIIAFNRELDVATAQAIVDRQFVEVIIAPSIADGVLEVTGAKKNVRVLVCGELPAIDARQAQLDYKRVNGGLLVQDQDLGMITKDDLKVVTKRAPTEAEIDDLIFAWKVAKYVKSNAIVYAKGRQTIGVGAGQMSRVNSARIAAIKAEHAGLVVEGAVMASDAFFPFRDGIDNAAKAGIKCIIQPGGSMRDEETIAAADEAGIAMVFTGMRHFRH